The stretch of DNA TGCTGCAGACGTTAAATACCACAGAGACAGCCAGCAAATCTAAAGTGTGGAATGCTGTTGAGTTTGAAGAATTGTATCAATCACATGGTGGAGAACAGCTGTTTAGGAGattattgattaaaaaattatcaaataaactgAAACCAGAACTACTCATCCTTTCAGGTGAGGGCGTGGCAAACATCTTGGTCTTCAAGAGTCGAgcctcaaaacatatgaaattgaTTTCTAGCAATGAGGATGATATTAACACAGACATAGACAAAGTTGCCAAAGTGATAATCAAGAAATGTAGAGAACTCAAACGTGACCAGTCAGCCTATAACACCAGAATATGCCTGGATAATGTTTTGGCTTGCAGCAGCCTAACTTTATTAACTTTGCTGCCTATCCTTTCCCCAAAACTGGAGGCAAATTTATCAGCAGCAATGGCAGGAAACATGGTGACAGGTGCCATTACAAATAAAACCACAATGTTGCAAATTGCCCTAGGTGTTGTAATTCGTGACAAAATAAGTATTGAGCTGTTACATGATTTAGGTATTACATCTTCTTATGATGAAGTGCTACATTTCAAGAGTTCTGCAGCTCATGCAGCAGCCAGTAGCAAAAAGAAGCTAGGGATTTTCAGTAGTGATAATGGCCTTGTTCAACTGGTAGCCAGTAACTTTGATGCAGAAATTTCATCGCCAATTGGTGTCCTGGCAACCCATGCCTTAGCCATCCCAGTTACTCaaccaaaacacaataatgacatGAACACACCAAAAGTgaccatcatccagcagatcatTCATCTGGCTAATTCTAGTAAACTCAGTATACGTGTCATTGGTGATGACACTGATGTGTTTGTTTTGCTACTTCACTACTACAAAACAAAGAAGCTCACATGCAATCTGGTTATGACTGGTACAAATTCAGGAAGAAAATGTGTAGACATAAAGACCACAGTTGAGAAGCACAATGATATCTTAGACAATGTTTTAGCTGCTCATGTGCTTTCAGGATGTGACAGTGTGTCTTGTTTGTGGGAACTGGGAAAGGAACAGTTCCAAAGGTCTCAaaatctggaaagaaaaaaagtctttacAAGCTCACTAACACATGCGCACCTGATGGAGAGACCAAGTCTCAATGTACATCATTCATAGCATCATGTTATGGATTTCCAAATGAATCCGATATGACATCTCTTCGATATATGATTTGCAGAAACAAGATGGCCAGTCACAAGCTCAATTCTGCTCCAAATCTAAGGGTACTACCTCTTACTAAAGAAGCTTTTGAACAACATGTGTATAGAGCCCACCTGCAAGCTGCAATCTGGAGATGTGCCCTTGAAGCTGATCCACCTGTCCATAATCCTATGCATTATGGCTGGCATAAAAATGCCGGCACAAACAAACGGGAACCAACTGCCTTGCCATTAGATGTATCACCTGTTCCTCTATCAgtacaaaaaatgattaaatgtgGATGCTCATCACTACAATGTCGTTCCACTGCACGCTGTTAGCTGCTCCAGTGCTTGTATGTCATGTTCTATCTTTTGTGCCTGCCTTGCAGAGAGGGAATGTAATAATCCTCGCACAATTTCTGCTTCCAGGGAAGAAAATTATGACGAATATGTCGAAGGTGACGATGTTGATACAGAGAGTTGAGGTGGATTCATCCGATAGTGACTAGACATAAAATTGTAGACGCATCCCAGTACATGCATAGCATTCTATCAATAAAACTTCAACAGATCAAttgtattttattgaatttgatgaacatttgtataatataatGTTGATATGTATCTCTGACCTGATGTGAGATTTTGAGGAAGATTGGCTTTATATTTGACCATGATTTGTGATATCTGGCCTCATAATTATAATATagtctgaaaataatgaaaatttgataatttgGAGTCCACAATTATATTCCTTGggtacataaacatacatgttgCTACCAAATTCAAGTCTCTATATCAATCAGAAGCCTGGATATAGTTAAATTTTGGTTTTCTGATAGCCAACAAACaccatttttaatttccttaataaAAGATTTTCCCCAAGGATGCAAGTTCTGCACCCGGTTGTTATATCATAAGTAGGTCCTACTCTAccagaaaaaacataaaacatctgTTATGGGACGAAACAAGGTTTAGTGATTTTCCACTGGACTAATaaggtttatccttctttatatcaaatagaccctctgctttaacgattgcgtcgtccctaacTGTATGTAAATCTGAAAAagattgtgatcttcctcaaaatcatgttgacataattaacggtattgtttatggagctgccaatgttaggcatgaaagtaatttccctgctcgctataagaaaagtttgaacgATCTTGAAAAAGACAATACagtccacatcacaaaagctgataagtcgaatagtattgtaattttagataaagctgactacatatcacgtatgcaagccctacttgatgatgatacgacttaaaaaaactaacaaaaaatccccttgatcaagtcctAAAAAATTTCAAtggcacagtgaaaaaaaaatccttaaagataaagaattcataggtcagttgtcagtaaaatttccctagctaccttacttgtacggattagtaaaagcGCACAAAGAAAAAATCCTATGTGGCCTATTaccagtactgttggctcaatatcatataaactttcgaaatatattaccaagctcttgtctccTTTATTTGATACTATtcccgattctcacatatataattctctagatttagttgatgaattaaacaaaatcactttttgcctcactgatagattcgttagttttgatgtttgttccctttttactaaagttccaatagattctattttagagtatcttagtaatgaactaatccatcatgaattacctctacctgtaagtcatattatttctctcactaggttgtacatttgtgattgtaagtttatattcaatggtgaattttaccaacacaTATTTGGTATGgtaatgggcaaccctttatcctcactcctctcaaacttgtatgttgaattctttgaaaaacggtatttatctaatatcatgtctactcctttaaagtggtacagatatgttgacgatattttaactgttttgcctgctggtattgatgtaaatgatttactctgttatttgaataaccaggtaccatccattaagtttactttagaattagaaaaagacaattgcctccctttcttagatgttttaatacatagagaaccatttcaatgcaaattcagtatttataggaaaccaaccaacaacttaacttttttattcaggcccaccaccttaatatcaaaatatcaattttttcttctatctttttaAGAGCATTGTATCTGGATAAAAAAATCgaacacataagaaaaatagggacagatttatgttattcttcacatatactagatatttattataataaaacccacaaaaagtttcatagtgaaagtaacatagaGAAAGAAAttcctaagaacattcttagcttgccttattttagtggttttgaaaacgtaaaatcattgttaaaatcttttaatgtcaacctcgttttgtcctataataacacacaaaaaggaatgttaataaaaaataaccttatggtaaacaaaaacatatataacataaaattccatgtttggactgcccctctttttatatcagccaatctagcaaagatttagatgtacgaatTAAACACCATGAGTATTCaatcaaaactgggcaaacatccaatgctatattcattcatttaggtGAAagctctcacaggataaactggactgaaagttcagtggttGCCAGATCGAAAGACTTCGCGAAATCTTTTgaaatctgctattatacagcttacttccagttgtaattttaaccttagacctggcatgtattatctggacccctgtaatagtaaaatgttcaagaatgacctaaaagataaaatcactgacttaattacaaattagttactttatatatgatttctatgtattcatacgtttaataaaactttttgtaaaaatgtCCACCTTGCAAaacttgttattgtttaccaaaaggagaattattgagctgtacttttataagattttttgtggtcagtcaccttccttgcataatcttttaagtgtcttgtccctgcttctgagctattgggcctaatcctttgtaaaacctcttaaatatttaacctttgttttggtaggtctactactgtagttcttcaattgtgttggattccaggtacatatttttttcctttataatccccgtctgtcatttatacaagctttctttgtaaacttatttttatatttcttcagtctgctaagtaaaggacaagaagttgaaaggccttgcagtaccccattgtttctctttccttatcattacagatatttatgtattatgagtgtaattggtatttatgataatttgggttattgttatttgtgctgctttaatgattttttagatatttgggtatttttgATTATAccatttatgttaattgatgtcactttatgctgtttgtattgtttattattatttgatgtagctgaaatgttgttctcctttatatggtgtttgttactttttgcttctgtggtaatgttttattttaaagtaacttattGTGCTACTTAT from Macrobrachium rosenbergii isolate ZJJX-2024 chromosome 51, ASM4041242v1, whole genome shotgun sequence encodes:
- the LOC136833572 gene encoding uncharacterized protein; this encodes MLQTLNTTETASKSKVWNAVEFEELYQSHGGEQLFRRLLIKKLSNKLKPELLILSGEGVANILVFKSRASKHMKLISSNEDDINTDIDKVAKVIIKKCRELKRDQSAYNTRICLDNVLACSSLTLLTLLPILSPKLEANLSAAMAGNMVTGAITNKTTMLQIALGVVIRDKISIELLHDLGITSSYDEVLHFKSSAAHAAASSKKKLGIFSSDNGLVQLVASNFDAEISSPIGVLATHALAIPVTQPKHNNDMNTPKVTIIQQIIHLANSSKLSIRVIGDDTDVFVLLLHYYKTKKLTCNLVMTGTNSGRKCVDIKTTVEKHNDILDNVLAAHVLSGCDSVSCLWELGKEQFQRSQNLERKKVFTSSLTHAHLMERPSLNVHHS